In Sphingobacterium sp. lm-10, the DNA window GGAAGCCGGGTGATGTGTTACCCGACGTGGTTCGCCTCCCTGAATGGGTATTACATAGACATCCGTATTGCCGTCATAATTACCCGTAAAAGCAACTTGTGAGCCATCTGGTGAAAAAATGGGATTCTGTTCTACACCTGGATTTATAGTCAGACGACGAGCATTTGCTCCGTTTTTGTCTGCTAGCCAGATATCTCCGCCATAAACAAAAGAGATATGTTGATCGCTTATGCTTGGATTGCGCAACAGAAGCGTTTCCTCTTGCGCATACAAAGCCGCAGCCTGTCCTGCCAAGAGGGCCATAAAAGGGATAATCTGTTTTAACATATATAAGGGTTGGTTAATTAAAGCGCTAAATATAACAAAAATAGCCGATGTCATAAATCGACATCGGCTATCTAAAGTGGTTTCTTGTTTATTTGTTCAGCAGCACCTAATCTGCTATAACAATCACTGCGCGACTCAAGCGTGGATCATCATAGTACATATTATCTACTCCACCTTTGTATTCTTTTATTAGCTGTGTTGGAGAAACATTAAATTCACGTACCAATACATTGTATATTGCTTCAGCACGTTCACGGCTTAGGCGTTCGTTGATTTTGGTTGTTCCGGTACCTTTATCCGCATATCCTGTGATGCTGTACCTGATGTTTGGATCACCTTCCTTAATCATATCAGCAAAGAAACTTAAGTTTACGCGGGCGTCATTGCTTACGATGCTTTTGTTGATTTCAAAAGTTACTAATATCGGAGCCACCAAGGTATTGCGCTCAATCTGCACTTCAGTAATGGTAGGTGATTTCGCTTCTGCTAGTTGTTTTCTCAAGTGGTCATTGTCCTGAGCCAATCTGTTGACAGCGCTACGTAAGGCGCTAAGATCTTCTTCGTTGTATTTAATAATGGTTGTCTTAGATTGATCCCATCCTCTTTTCTTACCAAAGTTGTATTTGATACCCACTGTTGCGCTGGCTACACCGTCGTCCATGCGACCTCCGGTCTCTCCACTAAACCTATCAGCAACCATTGAACCACGTACGTTTAATGTTAGTTGAAAAGCTTCGCTTAAGCGAAAAGTATTTAAAACACCGATACTAGCACTTACATCTCTTCCACTGCCCGGGTTTTCTGATCTGTATTTGGTGACCATCATGAGCCCCAAGCCAGCATAAGGGCTGATTTCATAGAAGCGATCGGAGCGGTATCCACCTAATAAGTTGTTTAAGTTGAATAAGACATCCCCACGAAGATGGATAAAATTTACTTCCTTACGCTCTAACCAATATCCTTCCCAAGGTAGCTTGTCGTATGGTCCAACGGCATAACTGCCATTTTGTGTGAGGCCATTTAATTTGAAGCCATTGACTCCCAAGCTTACACCGATACCTGGCGTGAACCATTTACCCACATACGCTT includes these proteins:
- a CDS encoding OmpA family protein; protein product: MKYTFILILGIVTHLSVSAQTYEIRRDTTTIVNDDKYKVETNRFFQNWFIGAGAGAQIFYADHNRNMELGDRFTPAFEAYVGKWFTPGIGVSLGVNGFKLNGLTQNGSYAVGPYDKLPWEGYWLERKEVNFIHLRGDVLFNLNNLLGGYRSDRFYEISPYAGLGLMMVTKYRSENPGSGRDVSASIGVLNTFRLSEAFQLTLNVRGSMVADRFSGETGGRMDDGVASATVGIKYNFGKKRGWDQSKTTIIKYNEEDLSALRSAVNRLAQDNDHLRKQLAEAKSPTITEVQIERNTLVAPILVTFEINKSIVSNDARVNLSFFADMIKEGDPNIRYSITGYADKGTGTTKINERLSRERAEAIYNVLVREFNVSPTQLIKEYKGGVDNMYYDDPRLSRAVIVIAD